One Romboutsia sp. 13368 genomic window carries:
- a CDS encoding DUF3892 domain-containing protein: MDFKNDGVIGNLPKNINKEVPTPNADAKRITKLVKHSGDVVGYELSNGQRVSKDEGIQMAKMGEIAGVAVATKKGHEYLRSLPDDDESNNLGNLPSITD, encoded by the coding sequence ATGGATTTTAAGAATGATGGAGTTATAGGCAATTTACCTAAGAATATAAATAAAGAAGTTCCAACTCCAAATGCTGATGCAAAAAGAATAACTAAGCTTGTAAAGCATTCTGGTGATGTTGTTGGATATGAATTATCAAATGGTCAAAGGGTAAGTAAGGATGAAGGAATACAAATGGCTAAGATGGGAGAAATAGCAGGTGTTGCTGTTGCTACTAAGAAAGGACATGAATATTTAAGAAGTTTACCTGATGATGATGAAAGTAACAATTTAGGTAATTTACCTAGTATAACTGATTAA
- a CDS encoding chromate transporter → MKELMNLFWAFCRIGGLTFGGGYAMLPMLQKEVVENHKWATEEELLDYYAVGQATPGIIAVNTATFVGYKQKGIIGAAFATSGVVFPSLIIIMSIAGFIDNFSDLNIVQHAFSGIRIAVGVLILNALIKLVKGSVKDILGIILFVATFVASSFLNISVVYIVVAAALIGIISDFVNRKRGSEK, encoded by the coding sequence TTGAAAGAATTAATGAATCTATTTTGGGCATTTTGTAGAATAGGTGGTCTTACCTTTGGTGGAGGATATGCAATGTTACCTATGCTACAAAAAGAAGTTGTAGAAAATCATAAATGGGCAACAGAAGAAGAATTACTAGACTACTATGCAGTAGGTCAAGCAACACCTGGAATAATAGCAGTAAATACTGCAACTTTYGTAGGATATAAACAAAAAGGAATAATAGGAGCGGCCTTTGCAACTTCTGGAGTTGTATTTCCATCACTTATTATAATAATGTCTATAGCAGGATTTATAGATAATTTTTCTGATTTAAATATAGTACAACATGCTTTTTCTGGAATAAGAATAGCAGTTGGTGTACTTATACTTAATGCACTTATAAAACTTGTAAAAGGCTCTGTTAAGGATATACTTGGAATAATATTATTTGTAGCTACATTTGTAGCATCATCATTTTTAAATATATCTGTAGTTTACATTGTTGTAGCTGCAGCATTAATAGGAATTATAAGTGATTTTGTTAATAGAAAAAGAGGTAGTGAAAAATGA
- a CDS encoding chromate transporter, which yields MIYIILFLEFFKVGLFTIGGGLASLPFLYELSDKYTWLTKSMIADMIAISQSTPGPIGVNMATYAGFKAGGILGGIVATFAIVLPSFIIIVIVANFLNKFKNSKLVDSAFKGLRPAVTGLIAVAWFEIIKISIINVSKFLQTNNLFDVVINFKALMIFLVIFLLTKKFNKHPIVFIGLGALAGIVFKI from the coding sequence ATGATTTATATAATATTATTTTTAGAGTTTTTTAAAGTTGGATTATTTACTATAGGAGGAGGCTTAGCTTCACTTCCATTTTTATATGAGTTATCAGACAAATATACTTGGCTTACAAAGTCTATGATTGCTGATATGATAGCTATATCTCAATCAACACCAGGACCTATTGGTGTAAATATGGCTACATATGCAGGATTTAAGGCAGGAGGAATACTTGGAGGAATTGTTGCWACATTTGCTATAGTACTTCCATCATTTATTATAATTGTTATAGTTGCAAATTTTTTAAATAAATTTAAAAATAGTAAATTAGTTGATAGTGCATTTAAAGGTTTAAGGCCAGCTGTTACTGGGCTTATTGCTGTTGCTTGGTTTGAAATTATAAAAATATCTATAATAAATGTAAGTAAGTTTTTACAAACTAATAATTTATTTGATGTAGTTATAAATTTTAAAGCTTTAATGATATTTTTAGTAATATTTTTATTAACTAAAAAGTTTAATAAGCACCCTATAGTTTTTATAGGACTTGGAGCATTAGCTGGAATAGTGTTTAAAATATAA
- a CDS encoding N(4)-(beta-N-acetylglucosaminyl)-L-asparaginase gives MWAMIATWSMAINGITKGCNELKKGMDAGDAIELAVREVEDYPFYKTVGYGGLPNENCEVELDAAYMDGDTLGIGAVAGIKDFANPVSIARKLSYEKANNFLVGLGAEEYAHKNGFERKNMLTERAKLEYIKRKKETLDKGICPYTEHDTVGMICLDEKGKMCAATSTSGLFMKKKGRXGDSALSGSGFYVDSEVGGATATGFGEDLMKGCISYEIVRLMKEGKHPQEACDIAVNQLNSELKRRRXSAGDMSLVALNNKGQWGVATNIKGFSFSVATKENAPTVYLSNFVDGKTVHEVASQEWLDEYEESIKAPIDID, from the coding sequence ATGTGGGCAATGATAGCTACATGGAGCATGGCGATTAATGGAATAACAAAGGGATGTAATGAACTTAAAAAAGGTATGGATGCAGGAGATGCAATAGAATTAGCAGTAAGAGAAGTGGAAGATTATCCATTTTATAAAACAGTTGGATATGGTGGACTTCCAAATGAAAACTGCGAGGTTGAATTAGATGCAGCATATATGGATGGAGATACCCTTGGTATAGGTGCGGTAGCAGGAATAAAAGATTTTGCAAATCCAGTAAGTATAGCAAGAAAATTAAGTTATGAGAAAGCAAATAATTTTTTAGTTGGRTTAGGCGCTGAAGAATATGCTCATAAAAATGGATTTGAAAGAAAAAATATGTTAACAGAGAGAGCAAAATTAGAGTATATAAAAAGAAAAAAAGAAACCTTAGATAAGGGTATTTGCCCTTATACAGAACATGATACAGTTGGCATGATATGTTTAGATGAAAAAGGAAAAATGTGCGCTGCAACATCAACAAGCGGGCTATTTATGAAAAAGAAGGGRAGARTAGGAGACTCTGCACTTTCAGGTTCAGGTTTTTATGTGGATAGTGAAGTAGGAGGAGCAACTGCAACAGGATTTGGTGAAGATTTAATGAAAGGATGTATATCTTATGAAATAGTAAGACTTATGAAAGAAGGTAAACATCCCCAAGAAGCTTGTGATATAGCAGTAAATCAACTTAATTCTGAGCTTAAAAGAAGAAGARMAAGTGCTGGAGACATGTCTTTAGTTGCATTAAATAATAAAGGACAATGGGGAGTAGCAACTAATATTAAAGGATTTTCATTTTCAGTAGCAACAAAAGAAAATGCTCCTACTGTTTATTTATCWAATTTTGTTGATGGGAAAACTGTACATGAAGTTGCATCACAAGAATGGTTGGATGAATATGAAGAATCAATAAAGGCACCAATAGATATAGATTAG
- a CDS encoding DUF3298 and DUF4163 domain-containing protein, which translates to MYVKFNEDTQTSETFSYTLQYPSFFNLKNTNFNVNQNILNNISSTINSDVFTFKNGLVDEEKQVNADNAQSNQPLSKYNVITNFAVPFNKNHILSTIVSLMAFVNNEGPKYDELNNYNFDLLTGNEFTIGSVFNPNIDYLKVITNYVNYKINQNKDLYYPDATVEIADDQSFYLTDEGIVIYFGVDEIAPKEFGIPKFTMEYIKFAPYINPRFYCSPENIYRSNFRR; encoded by the coding sequence ATCTATGTAAAATTTAATGAAGATACACAAACATCAGAGACATTTTCTTATACACTACAGTATCCGTCTTTCTTTAATTTAAAAAATACTAATTTCAATGTAAATCAAAATATTCTTAACAATATAAGCTCAACAATAAATTCCGATGTATTTACATTTAAAAATGGATTAGTAGATGAAGAAAAGCAAGTAAATGCTGATAATGCTCAAAGTAATCAACCATTGTCAAAGTATAATGTGATTACAAATTTTGCAGTTCCATTTAATAAAAATCATATATTAAGTACTATAGTTAGCCTTATGGCTTTTGTTAATAATGAGGGCCCTAAATATGATGAATTAAATAATTATAACTTTGATTTATTAACTGGAAATGAATTTACTATTGGTAGTGTTTTTAATCCTAATATTGATTATCTAAAAGTTATCACTAATTACGTTAATTATAAAATAAATCAAAATAAAGATTTATACTATCCTGATGCAACTGTAGAGATTGCTGATGACCAATCTTTCTATTTAACTGATGAGGGAATAGTAATTTACTTTGGAGTAGATGAAATTGCACCTAAAGAATTTGGTATTCCTAAGTTTACTATGGAGTACATAAAATTTGCTCCATATATAAATCCTAGATTTTACTGTTCACCTGAAAATATCTACAGATCAAATTTTAGAAGATAG
- a CDS encoding LCP family protein — MRLTSLARDTYVDIEGYSTEKLTHAYAYEGASLLIDTIKKNFGIDIDKYVTXXFESFEIIIDILGGVEINVSEKEVSQISGVKNSGTQVLNGS; from the coding sequence ATAAGACTTACATCATTAGCGAGAGATACTTATGTTGACATCGAAGGGTATAGTACTGAGAAATTAACACATGCATATGCTTATGAAGGAGCAAGCTTGTTAATAGACACAATAAAGAAAAATTTTGGTATTGATATAGATAAATATGTTACAGNNNNNTTTGAATCTTTTGAAATAATAATAGATATATTAGGTGGAGTTGAAATTAATGTATCTGAAAAAGAAGTAAGTCAAATAAGTGGTGTTAAAAACTCTGGTACTCAAGTTTTAAATGGTTCA